The Tenrec ecaudatus isolate mTenEca1 chromosome 14, mTenEca1.hap1, whole genome shotgun sequence genome contains a region encoding:
- the LOC142426669 gene encoding LOW QUALITY PROTEIN: olfactory receptor 4S2-like (The sequence of the model RefSeq protein was modified relative to this genomic sequence to represent the inferred CDS: inserted 4 bases in 2 codons) gives MLKKYEKFMXYLASLKYFHXILPVKLSQVCRGINLLIFAENQSHCPSPAWIPMEVVTNVTEFIFLGLSQDPGMQLLLFVLFLLFYVVIMVGNLLILITVLFDLRLHTPMYFFLSNLSFVDIAYSSATAPKMIADFLSEKKAISYWGCVSQMFTFHFFGCAEIFVLTVMAFDRYAAICQPLRYTTIMSANACSLLASLSWLGALGHSFVQTLLTFKLPFCNAQVIDHYFCDVHPVLKLACADTTLVNMLVIANSGFISLGCFLILLASYTVILFSLRKRSAESRRKALSTCGSHLTVVTFFFVPCIFIYLRPSTTFPLDKAVSVFYTTITPMLNPLIYTLRNEDVKNAMKRLWSHKISFRQKEIE, from the exons ATGCTCAAGAAATATGAAAAGTTTAT ATACTTAGCATCACTTAAATATTTTCA GATTCTTCCTGTTAAGCTCTCCCAGGTTTGCAGAGGTATAAACCTACTTATTTTTGCAGAGAACCAGAGCCATTGCCCGAGTCCTGCCTGGATCCCCATGGAAGTAGTGACCAATGTCACGGAGTTTATATTTCTGGGCCTGTCCCAAGATCCTGGAATGCAGCTCCTGCTCTTTGTCCTGTTCCTCCTCTTCTATGTCGTGATCATGGTGGGAAATCTGCTCATCTTGATCACCGTCCTTTTTGACCTCCGACTCCACACACCGATGTATTTCTTCCTCAGTAACCTGTCCTTCGTCGACATTGCCTACTCCTCGGCCACGGCCCCCAAGATGATTGCAGACTTCCTCTCTGAGAAAAAGGCAATTTCCTACTGGGGCTGTGTAAGTCAGATGTTCACCTTCCACTTTTTTGGCTGTGCTGAGATTTTTGTTCTGACTGTCATGGCTTTTGACCGGTATGCTGCCATCTGCCAACCCCTCCGTTACACTACCATCATGAGTGCTAACGCTTGCTCTCTGCTGGCATCCCTGTCCTGGTTGGGGGCCCTAGGACATTCCTTTGTTCAGACCCTGCTGACTTTCAAGCTGCCCTTTTGCAATGCCCAAGTCATTGACCACTACTTTTGTGATGTCCACCCGGTCCTAAAACTTGCCTGCGCTGACACAACTCTGGTAAACATGTTAGTGATTGCCAATAGTGGCTTCATATCCCTGGGGTGTTTCCtcattcttttggcttcctacaCAGTCATTCTATTTAGTCTTCGCAAGCGGTCAGCAGAGAGCCGGCGCAAGGCCCTGTCTACCTGTGGATCTCATCTGACTGTAGTGACGTTCTTCTTTGTCCCTTGTATCTTTATTTACCTCCGCCCGTCCACTACCTTCCCACTGGACAAGGCTGTGTCTGTATTTTATACTACGATCACCCCAATGCTCAACCCACTTATCTATACGCTGAGAAATGAGGATGTGAAGAACGCCATGAAGCGCCTATGGAGTCATAAAATATCCTTCAGGCAAAAGGAGATAGAATAG